A section of the Candidatus Moraniibacteriota bacterium genome encodes:
- a CDS encoding VOC family protein — MNIHELGHIVLYVSDLERSRTFYRDTLGFPEIASDMPGAALFTTGRTHHELLLIGIGGIPRPKHVPEPGLYHIGLKIGNTDEELRQAKAELEKAGVTIIGLADHTVTHSLYILDPDGNELELYVDVSDEWKTDPGAVARPTRPLAL, encoded by the coding sequence ATGAACATCCACGAACTCGGCCATATCGTCCTGTATGTCTCGGATCTCGAGCGCTCCCGCACATTCTATCGCGATACGCTCGGCTTTCCCGAAATCGCGAGCGACATGCCTGGCGCGGCGCTCTTCACCACCGGCCGGACCCATCACGAATTACTCCTCATCGGTATTGGTGGCATTCCCCGGCCCAAACACGTACCCGAACCCGGCCTCTACCATATTGGTTTGAAAATCGGCAACACGGACGAGGAATTGCGACAGGCAAAGGCCGAGCTCGAAAAGGCTGGCGTGACGATTATCGGTCTGGCTGATCACACGGTGACGCACAGCCTGTACATACTCGATCCCGATGGCAATGAGCTCGAACTCTACGTCGATGTCTCGGACGAATGGAAGACCGATCCCGGTGCGGTCGCACGACCGACGCGGCCACTCGCACTCTGA
- a CDS encoding FAD-dependent oxidoreductase, whose product MPNSLLKFRNKVQVADGTWAFHFEKPADFTFEAGQYVALVLPRLLVPDKRGPVRSLSICSAPSEADLMFAVRITDSGFKQTLMSLEPGEVAQATPPIGHFTLSHAADGKRVVFLAGGIGITPVRSILIEAAQAQVVRPFTCFYSNRMPKDAAFHEELKTLSLPDYSYVATFTQETSVSTGAADERGYITAEMLRKYVPAGEILTSWYYLVGTPAFVEAMEAMLESMGILKDRCVNDLFTGMTSVTQAVK is encoded by the coding sequence ATGCCCAATTCCCTGCTGAAATTCAGAAACAAGGTCCAGGTCGCGGACGGCACCTGGGCATTTCACTTTGAGAAGCCGGCAGACTTCACTTTTGAAGCCGGACAATATGTCGCGCTTGTTTTGCCACGTCTCCTCGTACCAGACAAACGCGGTCCGGTCCGCTCACTTTCGATCTGCTCGGCCCCGTCCGAAGCTGACTTGATGTTTGCTGTCCGTATCACCGACAGCGGTTTCAAGCAGACACTCATGTCGCTCGAGCCGGGCGAAGTCGCTCAGGCGACGCCACCCATTGGACATTTCACTTTGTCGCATGCGGCGGATGGGAAACGGGTCGTATTCCTGGCTGGCGGTATCGGGATCACGCCGGTGAGGAGTATCTTGATAGAGGCGGCCCAGGCGCAAGTAGTTCGGCCGTTCACTTGTTTCTACTCGAACCGGATGCCGAAGGACGCGGCGTTCCATGAAGAATTGAAAACCCTCTCGCTCCCAGACTATTCCTATGTGGCGACTTTTACCCAGGAGACGTCGGTCAGTACCGGAGCTGCTGATGAGCGCGGCTACATCACTGCGGAAATGCTCCGCAAGTATGTGCCCGCCGGAGAGATCTTGACGAGCTGGTACTATCTCGTCGGTACGCCGGCGTTTGTCGAGGCGATGGAGGCGATGCTCGAGAGCATGGGAATCCTGAAGGACCGTTGTGTGAATGATCTGTTCACCGGTATGACGTCCGTAACGCAGGCTGTGAAGTAG
- a CDS encoding RNHCP domain-containing protein — protein MDEPLPTKRFQKCAEDFRCAQCSFHVVGNGFTNHCPRCLYSQHVDIHPGDRTAVCGGMMAPVGIEPFGHGWKILHRCQTCGHERKNKVVAADDFEAVLALQQAANRKRFYTGR, from the coding sequence ATGGATGAACCTCTCCCGACCAAGCGTTTTCAGAAATGTGCTGAGGATTTCCGTTGCGCCCAGTGCTCGTTCCATGTCGTTGGTAATGGGTTTACCAATCACTGCCCGCGCTGCCTCTACAGCCAGCATGTTGATATTCACCCCGGTGATCGTACAGCGGTATGTGGCGGGATGATGGCGCCGGTCGGTATCGAGCCCTTCGGTCATGGATGGAAGATCCTGCACCGTTGCCAGACCTGTGGCCATGAGCGCAAGAATAAGGTCGTCGCAGCCGATGATTTTGAGGCCGTGCTCGCGCTTCAGCAGGCAGCCAATCGGAAGCGGTTCTATACTGGGAGGTGA
- a CDS encoding HAD-IC family P-type ATPase has product MQWKKMALPESEDIIIELGSRKSGLSQAEVRERLNEYGPNRLTEEVSPWPAMLKRRFRSSFLYLLLAAALLSFILGERLEAALILVFVFINVALESYQEYHSEQSIRLLRRYLVSHVRVRRGGEVLLVENESVVPGDIVLVEAGDRLAADIRFISSTALMLDESVMSGESVPVAKTHAPLIFPKAEQSEAANIGFAGTVVTSGRGEGIVIATGKETSLGDIATMTEEPRHETTFEKGINHFSRFILRLVAGTLFFIFIANIFLRRGETNVAELLIFSLALAVSVIPEALPVITTVTLSRGSIRLAQKKVVVKRLSAIEDLGSISVLCTDKTGTLTENALAVADVQAVDRAACLRMASIASVQTPINRALLHDPFDLAIWHALSEAEKISVAGVARIDSLPFDPGRRRNSVLVQLERKTTLIVRGAFEEIIGRCADLSDSDRSRLIGWGNAAGKEGKRVLAVATRLLPRKRVINATAEDALTYVGMVAFLDPLKKSATKTISDARALGISVKILTGDSLDVAAAVAKSVGLVNDVAEEVITGAELEALSAALQREQVERCHVFARVSPQQKHLIISLLQEKHEVGFLGEGINDAPALKLANVGLVVQGAADIAKEAADIVLLQRNLGTVIEGVREGRIIFANILKYLRITLTSNFGNFYSVALASLFLPFVPLLPIQILLLNLLSDFPMIAVATDNVDQEELGNPRSYQVGSVVLMTIFFGFVSSLFDFALFAMFYREGAPALQTAWFMLSLVTEIILIFSLRTKSFFLAARRPSWALIGLSFLALVAAFGVVETRVGREVLHFSPESGHIIMVVMMLAGLYFVATEGVKRYYVRHFEAARGKAI; this is encoded by the coding sequence ATGCAGTGGAAAAAGATGGCTCTGCCGGAGTCGGAAGACATCATCATCGAGCTCGGCTCGCGGAAAAGCGGCCTGTCACAGGCAGAAGTCCGGGAACGGCTCAATGAATACGGTCCGAATCGCCTGACGGAAGAGGTTTCGCCGTGGCCGGCGATGCTCAAGCGACGCTTCCGCTCGTCTTTTCTTTACCTATTGCTTGCGGCGGCGCTTCTGTCGTTCATTCTCGGCGAGCGGCTCGAGGCCGCGCTCATCCTCGTCTTCGTCTTCATCAATGTCGCGCTCGAGAGCTATCAGGAATATCATTCGGAACAGAGTATCCGTCTCCTCCGCCGATACCTCGTCTCGCATGTACGGGTTCGGCGGGGAGGGGAAGTTCTCTTGGTCGAAAATGAAAGCGTCGTACCCGGGGATATCGTGCTGGTCGAAGCGGGGGATCGTTTAGCGGCGGATATCCGATTCATTTCTTCGACCGCACTCATGCTCGATGAGAGTGTGATGAGTGGTGAGTCAGTACCGGTCGCGAAGACACATGCTCCGCTCATTTTTCCTAAGGCGGAGCAGTCAGAAGCGGCAAATATCGGATTTGCCGGAACCGTCGTTACCTCGGGCCGTGGAGAAGGTATCGTCATTGCGACTGGTAAGGAGACATCGCTTGGAGATATCGCGACCATGACCGAAGAACCGCGTCATGAGACGACCTTCGAAAAGGGGATCAATCATTTCAGTCGCTTCATCCTTCGTCTCGTCGCTGGGACACTGTTCTTCATTTTCATCGCCAATATTTTCCTCCGGCGTGGGGAGACGAATGTGGCTGAGTTGCTTATTTTCTCCTTGGCACTGGCTGTCTCCGTCATCCCCGAGGCGCTACCCGTTATCACGACCGTGACGCTTTCACGCGGGTCGATCCGTCTGGCCCAGAAGAAGGTTGTTGTGAAGCGCTTGTCAGCGATCGAGGATCTGGGCAGCATCAGCGTCTTGTGCACGGACAAGACCGGAACACTGACCGAGAATGCGCTGGCGGTGGCAGATGTGCAGGCAGTTGATCGCGCGGCCTGTCTCCGTATGGCGAGTATCGCCTCGGTTCAGACGCCGATCAATCGTGCGCTTTTGCATGACCCGTTTGATCTCGCCATCTGGCACGCGCTCTCGGAAGCGGAAAAGATCAGCGTGGCGGGCGTCGCCCGGATCGATTCACTCCCGTTCGATCCAGGACGTCGCCGCAACAGCGTGTTGGTTCAGCTCGAACGAAAGACGACCTTGATCGTGCGGGGGGCGTTCGAGGAAATCATCGGGCGTTGCGCTGATCTCTCGGATTCAGATCGATCCCGCCTCATCGGCTGGGGGAATGCTGCGGGCAAAGAAGGGAAACGCGTGCTTGCAGTCGCGACCCGGTTGTTGCCAAGGAAACGTGTCATCAATGCTACAGCTGAGGACGCCTTAACCTATGTGGGGATGGTCGCCTTCCTCGATCCACTCAAGAAATCTGCCACCAAGACTATCTCTGACGCTCGGGCGCTCGGTATCTCGGTGAAGATCCTTACTGGGGATAGCCTCGATGTGGCCGCAGCGGTCGCCAAATCCGTCGGATTGGTGAATGACGTCGCTGAGGAGGTTATCACCGGAGCTGAGTTGGAGGCCCTTTCGGCGGCGCTCCAGCGGGAGCAAGTCGAGCGCTGTCATGTCTTCGCTCGGGTATCGCCCCAGCAGAAGCACCTCATCATCAGTCTCTTGCAAGAGAAACACGAGGTCGGATTCCTCGGCGAAGGCATTAACGATGCGCCGGCGCTGAAACTGGCGAATGTCGGGCTTGTTGTCCAGGGCGCGGCGGACATCGCCAAAGAAGCAGCGGATATCGTCCTCCTCCAGCGTAACCTGGGCACGGTCATCGAGGGTGTGCGGGAAGGACGGATCATCTTTGCGAATATCCTGAAGTATCTCCGTATTACGCTCACTTCAAACTTCGGAAACTTCTATTCTGTCGCGCTCGCGTCTCTATTCCTTCCATTTGTCCCGCTCTTACCGATTCAGATCCTCCTCCTCAACCTTTTGTCAGATTTCCCGATGATCGCTGTTGCGACTGACAATGTCGATCAGGAGGAACTCGGAAACCCGCGCTCTTATCAGGTCGGTTCGGTGGTCCTCATGACCATTTTTTTCGGTTTTGTAAGTTCGCTCTTCGATTTTGCACTTTTCGCGATGTTCTACCGCGAGGGAGCGCCGGCGCTTCAGACAGCATGGTTCATGCTCTCGCTTGTGACGGAGATCATCCTGATCTTTTCGCTTCGGACCAAGTCATTTTTCCTCGCCGCCCGGCGGCCTTCGTGGGCGCTCATCGGACTCTCCTTCCTCGCACTTGTAGCAGCTTTTGGAGTTGTCGAAACGAGGGTCGGGCGAGAGGTATTACACTTTTCCCCCGAGAGCGGGCACATCATCATGGTTGTGATGATGCTCGCGGGGCTCTACTTCGTCGCCACGGAGGGGGTGAAGCGCTACTATGTCCGTCACTTTGAGGCCGCTCGAGGCAAAGCTATATGA
- a CDS encoding thermonuclease family protein: MTVLRRVLGEKMYQVLLAGLLLAALLYQKETGILPEWRVPDAIPESTAEVRVTRVIDGDTFEIEGGERVRLIGVDTPESVKPNTPVECYARESSEYLKGLIEGKAVRLERDRTDRDRYARLLRYVYQGDVFVNERIVREGYAKSVAYRPDIQNQARLDDAERQAKAEQQGRWATQACP; this comes from the coding sequence ATGACGGTGCTGCGGCGGGTGTTGGGAGAGAAAATGTATCAGGTTCTCCTCGCGGGGCTCCTCCTTGCTGCACTCTTGTATCAGAAAGAAACTGGTATCCTTCCTGAGTGGCGTGTCCCGGATGCGATACCAGAGAGTACGGCAGAGGTCCGAGTCACCCGTGTTATCGATGGCGATACTTTTGAAATCGAAGGCGGGGAACGGGTGCGGCTCATCGGTGTCGATACGCCGGAGAGCGTGAAGCCGAATACGCCGGTCGAGTGCTATGCGCGGGAGTCGAGCGAGTATCTCAAGGGTTTGATAGAGGGGAAAGCCGTGAGGCTCGAACGTGATCGAACAGACCGCGACCGATATGCGCGGCTCTTGCGCTACGTCTATCAGGGCGATGTATTTGTGAACGAGAGAATTGTCCGTGAGGGGTATGCGAAGTCGGTGGCGTATCGTCCGGACATTCAGAATCAGGCGCGTTTGGACGATGCGGAACGCCAAGCGAAAGCGGAGCAGCAAGGCCGTTGGGCTACCCAGGCTTGTCCGTAG
- a CDS encoding threonine--tRNA ligase, giving the protein MASIQEKRHSLAHLLAIAALEHDPKALLSVGPVTENGFYYDIQFSEGRTPIPEDFRAFEKTMRKQVNKKLPFVRQDVSVEEARTHFKGNPFKLAIIDDLAQVGTPITLYTTGDFTDLCAGGHVENTSEIDAQSFMLTHLAGAYWRGDEKNPMLTRVYGLAFETETDLRTYLAQQEEAKKRDHRKLGRELDLFTLSELVGSGLPLFTPKGCFLRDTLAGYSQELQAKYGFERVWTPHMARTELYKHSGHYEKYPERFEVTSAESDDVFMLKPMNCPHHAQLFARKPWSYRELPVRYMENTTNYRDEKSGELHGLARVRSLSQDDGHVFCQEKDMETELRNVVLMVKELYTTLRLDFYARLSFRDDSDKFLGDAATWELAESVITKVAKEESLEAIPGPGEAAFYGPKIDFMVRDSLGREWQCATVQLDFVQPERFGLAYVDSDGAEKRPVMIHKALLGSLERFLSVYIEHTAGIFPLWLAPVQVKVLPISEKHLTYAEGIVTELWKSDIRVELDRSDESLGKKVRNAKVEKVPYIVVVGDQEVTAETLSVEHRSEGKIGALTLSDFLSRHQTEITEKK; this is encoded by the coding sequence ATGGCTTCGATACAAGAAAAACGACATTCTCTAGCTCACCTCTTGGCCATCGCCGCGCTCGAGCACGATCCGAAGGCCCTGCTCTCGGTCGGTCCAGTAACGGAAAACGGATTCTATTACGATATTCAATTTTCTGAAGGCCGAACACCTATCCCGGAAGATTTTCGGGCTTTTGAAAAGACCATGCGCAAGCAGGTCAACAAGAAACTGCCCTTTGTCCGCCAAGATGTCTCGGTAGAAGAAGCTCGAACCCACTTCAAAGGCAACCCATTCAAACTAGCCATCATCGATGATCTAGCTCAGGTCGGCACGCCCATCACCCTGTACACAACCGGTGACTTTACCGATCTTTGCGCGGGTGGGCATGTAGAAAATACCAGCGAGATTGATGCGCAGAGTTTTATGCTCACTCATTTGGCCGGAGCATATTGGCGGGGTGATGAGAAGAATCCTATGCTCACCCGAGTGTACGGACTGGCTTTCGAAACAGAGACTGATTTGCGAACCTATCTCGCCCAGCAAGAAGAAGCCAAGAAGCGCGACCATCGCAAGCTAGGCCGAGAGCTTGATCTTTTCACACTTTCCGAACTCGTCGGTTCCGGCCTTCCGCTCTTCACTCCCAAAGGCTGTTTCCTCCGCGACACGCTCGCTGGCTATTCCCAAGAACTCCAGGCCAAGTACGGTTTCGAACGAGTCTGGACTCCGCATATGGCTCGCACCGAGCTCTACAAACACTCCGGCCACTATGAGAAATACCCCGAGCGTTTCGAGGTGACAAGCGCTGAATCCGACGATGTTTTCATGTTGAAACCGATGAATTGTCCGCACCACGCTCAGCTCTTTGCGAGAAAACCTTGGAGTTATCGCGAACTCCCCGTGCGCTACATGGAGAACACCACCAATTACCGTGACGAAAAAAGCGGCGAACTCCATGGACTCGCGCGCGTCCGATCGCTTTCTCAGGACGATGGCCACGTCTTCTGCCAGGAAAAAGACATGGAAACGGAACTTCGAAATGTCGTCCTCATGGTCAAGGAACTCTACACTACGCTCCGGCTCGATTTTTACGCGAGACTCTCGTTCCGCGATGATTCTGACAAATTCTTAGGCGATGCCGCAACCTGGGAATTGGCAGAGTCTGTCATAACGAAAGTAGCCAAAGAAGAATCTCTCGAAGCGATTCCCGGCCCAGGAGAAGCCGCCTTCTATGGCCCGAAAATTGATTTCATGGTCCGGGATTCCTTAGGACGAGAATGGCAGTGTGCCACCGTGCAGCTGGATTTTGTCCAACCAGAACGCTTCGGTCTCGCCTACGTCGACTCTGATGGGGCAGAAAAACGGCCGGTGATGATTCACAAGGCACTCCTTGGATCACTCGAACGCTTTCTCTCCGTCTACATCGAGCACACCGCAGGCATATTCCCGCTCTGGCTCGCGCCGGTCCAGGTGAAGGTTCTCCCAATTAGCGAGAAGCACCTCACCTATGCCGAAGGTATCGTGACCGAGCTCTGGAAATCCGACATCCGGGTCGAACTCGACCGAAGTGATGAGTCCCTCGGGAAGAAAGTCCGCAATGCCAAAGTCGAGAAAGTCCCTTACATCGTCGTCGTCGGTGACCAAGAAGTCACTGCTGAGACCCTTAGCGTCGAGCATCGGAGTGAAGGCAAGATCGGGGCCCTGACACTGTCAGATTTTCTCAGTCGCCACCAAACTGAAATTACTGAAAAGAAATAA
- a CDS encoding DUF4012 domain-containing protein — protein MAIHSSQERYSPGKVSWFTWKRFFIALTLIIILAGGATVFFAKDHKQEFALGGLSAIAKVSKFLPLEADTKKELAAVNQLAEALLKKDGIQRTYLVLLQNNYELRPGGGFLGQYAIVKVKDGQVLSTFVEDANLLDQRITVKITPPYPLTRKLQLKRWKMRDSNFSPDFPTNAAKAEYFYRLAGGGQKFDGVIAINANVFDHALVITGPITPPGYSTTFTSDGGALKLEEVVEKAYLGDDVAAELKQNRKAIMKVLATEMVKRLATVENIPKMIEFAHRELGEKNVMLSFKDTALQDIVAGVKWDGTVNTDWNNDYLMLVDANLGALKSDYFVSRSVDYTVDFTGEKPIATLTHTYKHRATYGDWRTSDYHSYLRAYVPKGAKLLERQLVSYPLTDEAFNKTFFGVFVDAVMNHETPGMIKYELPDTIKEEGYQLLLQKQSGVGTTPVTITIKRKDGSVVSQSVDLKKDLVLSFQEVEEKK, from the coding sequence ATGGCAATACATTCCAGCCAGGAGCGCTACTCGCCAGGAAAGGTGTCATGGTTCACTTGGAAGCGTTTTTTTATCGCCCTCACTCTCATCATCATCCTGGCCGGCGGTGCGACGGTTTTTTTCGCCAAGGATCATAAGCAAGAGTTTGCTCTCGGCGGCCTCTCTGCCATCGCCAAAGTCTCCAAATTCCTCCCCCTCGAAGCCGATACGAAAAAAGAACTTGCCGCCGTCAACCAGCTCGCCGAAGCGCTCCTGAAGAAGGACGGAATTCAGCGCACTTATCTCGTGCTGCTTCAGAATAATTACGAGCTCCGCCCCGGCGGCGGCTTCCTCGGCCAGTACGCGATCGTAAAGGTGAAAGACGGTCAGGTCCTCTCGACCTTCGTCGAGGATGCCAACTTGCTCGACCAGCGCATCACGGTGAAAATTACACCGCCCTATCCCCTCACCCGCAAGCTCCAGCTGAAACGCTGGAAGATGCGCGATTCGAATTTTTCGCCGGATTTCCCGACCAACGCTGCCAAGGCTGAATATTTCTATCGACTGGCTGGTGGTGGTCAAAAATTCGATGGAGTGATCGCGATCAATGCCAATGTCTTCGACCATGCGCTCGTCATCACCGGACCGATCACACCACCGGGTTACTCCACTACTTTCACGTCCGACGGTGGTGCGCTGAAGCTCGAGGAAGTGGTGGAAAAGGCCTATCTCGGGGATGATGTCGCCGCCGAATTGAAGCAGAACCGCAAGGCAATCATGAAAGTCCTCGCCACCGAGATGGTGAAGCGCCTCGCCACCGTCGAGAACATCCCCAAGATGATCGAGTTCGCTCATCGTGAGCTCGGAGAGAAAAATGTCATGCTCTCCTTCAAAGACACTGCGCTCCAAGATATCGTCGCTGGCGTGAAGTGGGATGGTACGGTCAATACCGACTGGAACAATGACTACCTCATGCTCGTCGATGCCAATCTCGGTGCGCTAAAGAGTGACTACTTCGTCAGTCGTTCCGTCGACTACACAGTGGACTTCACGGGCGAGAAACCAATCGCCACGCTCACCCACACCTACAAACATCGCGCGACCTATGGGGACTGGCGGACGAGCGACTATCACTCGTACTTACGTGCATATGTCCCGAAAGGGGCGAAGCTCCTCGAGCGTCAGCTCGTGAGTTACCCCTTGACCGATGAGGCCTTCAATAAGACGTTTTTTGGTGTCTTCGTCGATGCAGTCATGAATCACGAGACGCCGGGCATGATCAAGTATGAGCTGCCCGACACCATCAAGGAAGAAGGCTATCAACTCTTGCTCCAGAAGCAGTCCGGTGTCGGCACTACCCCCGTGACCATCACCATCAAGCGCAAGGATGGCAGTGTCGTGAGCCAGTCCGTCGACCTGAAAAAAGACCTCGTTCTCTCGTTCCAGGAAGTCGAAGAGAAGAAGTAA
- a CDS encoding lamin tail domain-containing protein yields MSVRSYFFALSIIILLAPTPVFATVILSEVAIAGAKASDEFAELYNSSDTAVNLSGWSLRRKSVSDMTATGSSLKSFGSTDSIPAHGYFLWANSASMYKDHADATTGSSLSDNNSLALYDKDDTLIDSLTWGTGHALPFAPTQFGNPAEKESFVRDPVALTWSKTISLTPTNSRGELFVVTDETVGTGTKPSLYQLFINEVLPNPKEKGDAGEFIELYHPGMETIDLSGWELRDAPTTGKYVFPDGTTLSALSYLVITDKEFSLSLNNSHETLSLSDSQKRLVHRVQYEKTKEGVSLNLVAGVLRGARKPTPGAANSENTDPVTKERVPKKGHRNFAIEFRARGKDTDGDKLKFTWDFGDGHKSFKENTSHKYVKSGRYTITLTTDDGIDTTRETFDIKIEKYAAPKVRIVSLLPNPKGNDSDLEWIEIENREKREINLKGFSIATGTKKKSITNHPIREDFIIPPKSVRRLTRAHSLFTLGNERGHVELRTPDGKAIQHLKYKFEKSLADDTLLRKEKGQSLVTITTPAEPIEESAAEDPSTAPSEETEATTNVSDETAAPTPTSETMGPEDVPLPVEGAHDPAQESIKSSSEFSVLFQKLHLSRATFPLSLFPFELFESDDFLANWQSSLNGFLNDWLTESSVATKEAE; encoded by the coding sequence ATGTCCGTACGCTCTTATTTCTTCGCCCTTAGCATCATCATCCTCCTCGCTCCGACTCCGGTATTCGCCACGGTGATACTCAGTGAAGTAGCGATCGCTGGTGCGAAAGCCTCAGACGAGTTCGCCGAACTCTACAATAGCAGCGACACAGCCGTGAATCTGTCGGGTTGGAGCCTGCGCCGGAAGAGCGTCAGCGATATGACCGCTACGGGTAGTTCACTGAAATCGTTTGGCAGTACTGACAGCATCCCTGCTCACGGATATTTCCTCTGGGCGAACAGTGCGAGTATGTATAAGGACCATGCCGATGCGACAACCGGCTCGAGCCTGTCGGACAACAACAGCCTCGCGCTGTATGACAAAGACGATACGCTCATCGATTCGCTCACCTGGGGCACCGGGCACGCACTTCCCTTTGCACCGACGCAATTTGGCAATCCCGCAGAGAAAGAAAGCTTCGTCCGTGATCCTGTCGCACTCACATGGTCCAAGACGATCAGCCTGACACCGACAAACTCGAGAGGTGAGCTCTTTGTCGTCACCGATGAAACCGTGGGCACCGGAACGAAACCCAGTCTCTATCAGTTATTCATCAATGAGGTCCTACCGAACCCAAAAGAAAAGGGTGACGCGGGCGAATTCATCGAGCTCTACCACCCCGGCATGGAAACTATCGACCTCTCCGGCTGGGAACTCCGTGACGCTCCAACGACGGGGAAATATGTCTTTCCCGACGGGACGACGCTTTCCGCCCTCAGTTATCTCGTCATCACAGACAAAGAGTTTTCCTTGTCACTAAACAATTCCCACGAAACGCTCTCACTCAGCGACAGCCAGAAGCGGCTCGTGCATCGGGTACAGTATGAGAAAACGAAAGAAGGCGTCTCCCTCAATCTCGTCGCAGGAGTACTCCGTGGGGCGCGCAAACCGACACCGGGTGCGGCGAATAGTGAGAATACCGATCCAGTGACGAAGGAACGCGTCCCGAAAAAAGGCCACCGCAACTTCGCGATCGAATTCCGTGCCCGCGGCAAGGACACGGACGGCGACAAGTTGAAATTCACCTGGGACTTCGGCGATGGCCACAAAAGTTTCAAAGAAAATACGTCGCACAAATATGTGAAGTCCGGACGCTACACGATCACATTGACGACCGATGACGGTATCGATACGACGCGAGAGACGTTTGATATCAAGATCGAGAAATATGCCGCGCCGAAAGTCCGCATTGTTTCTCTCTTGCCGAATCCCAAGGGCAATGACTCAGATTTAGAGTGGATTGAGATCGAGAATCGGGAAAAACGCGAAATCAATTTAAAAGGTTTCAGTATCGCGACGGGAACCAAGAAGAAATCCATCACTAATCACCCGATCCGCGAAGATTTCATCATCCCACCGAAATCCGTGAGACGGCTCACCCGCGCGCACTCGCTCTTCACCCTTGGTAATGAGCGTGGCCATGTCGAGCTGCGCACCCCGGATGGCAAAGCCATTCAACACCTGAAATATAAGTTCGAAAAAAGCTTAGCCGACGATACCCTGTTGAGGAAGGAAAAGGGTCAGTCACTCGTCACCATCACGACGCCAGCCGAACCGATCGAGGAGAGCGCGGCTGAAGATCCCAGCACCGCACCAAGCGAAGAAACCGAGGCAACAACGAATGTGTCGGACGAAACTGCTGCTCCGACACCTACCAGCGAGACGATGGGACCAGAGGATGTCCCCCTGCCAGTTGAGGGAGCCCATGACCCGGCGCAAGAATCCATCAAATCATCTTCTGAGTTCTCGGTACTCTTTCAGAAGCTTCATCTCTCCCGCGCGACGTTCCCACTCTCCCTGTTCCCATTCGAACTCTTTGAAAGCGACGATTTCCTCGCTAACTGGCAGAGCAGTTTGAACGGATTCTTGAACGATTGGCTAACCGAGTCATCGGTCGCGACGAAGGAGGCCGAATAG
- the rodA gene encoding rod shape-determining protein RodA: MRSALAQLARTDAVLVSAALLLTSIGLLALYSFSETVSGNVYFGKQLAVAVVGVGLMFFIGTLDYRHFARMSTLLYFVTIAVLLVVLFLGAEIRGTVGWLALGGFQIQPVEFAKLVLVVFLASFISKKHSELGEWTRLIASLFLSALLILLVLRQPDLGSGLVLAFIWLSMIVVSGIRWKHVFVLGLLGLALLGTSWFFLADYQKARLQTFLDPELDPKGSGYNVLQSMVAVGSGGLSGKGIGHGSQSQLNFLPERHTDFIFAVISEELGLIGGGLILFLYGLLLYRIMRIAQVARDNTGYLIAVGILALFFVHILINLGMNMGFLPVTGLPAPFLSYGGSALLAFFLELGLLLSVYRYREERPDRVVSLEYQGLDL; encoded by the coding sequence ATGAGGAGTGCCCTCGCTCAACTCGCTCGCACGGATGCAGTCTTGGTATCGGCGGCCTTGCTCCTCACGAGCATCGGACTGCTCGCTCTCTATAGTTTCTCGGAGACCGTGTCGGGCAATGTCTATTTCGGTAAGCAGCTCGCAGTGGCGGTCGTCGGCGTCGGACTAATGTTTTTCATCGGGACGCTTGATTATCGTCATTTTGCGCGGATGAGTACACTTCTGTACTTCGTGACGATCGCGGTTCTCCTTGTTGTGCTCTTCCTCGGAGCTGAGATTCGTGGTACGGTCGGCTGGCTCGCTCTCGGGGGCTTCCAGATCCAGCCAGTGGAATTCGCGAAACTCGTCTTGGTGGTTTTCCTTGCAAGCTTCATCTCGAAGAAACACTCGGAACTCGGTGAGTGGACGAGGCTCATTGCATCACTGTTCCTCTCGGCGCTGCTCATCCTCCTCGTCTTGCGGCAACCCGATCTCGGATCGGGCCTTGTGTTGGCTTTCATCTGGTTATCCATGATCGTCGTCTCGGGTATCCGCTGGAAGCATGTGTTTGTGCTCGGCCTCCTCGGCTTGGCCCTCCTCGGCACGAGCTGGTTTTTCCTCGCGGACTACCAGAAAGCGCGACTCCAGACCTTCCTCGATCCGGAACTTGATCCAAAGGGGAGCGGCTACAATGTCCTCCAGTCGATGGTCGCTGTGGGGTCGGGTGGGCTTTCGGGAAAGGGTATCGGTCATGGATCGCAGTCACAGCTCAATTTCTTACCAGAAAGGCACACTGACTTCATCTTTGCGGTTATTTCAGAGGAACTCGGACTCATTGGGGGTGGGCTGATTCTCTTCCTCTACGGACTCCTGCTCTATCGGATCATGCGGATTGCTCAGGTGGCGCGAGACAATACCGGGTACCTCATCGCGGTGGGGATACTCGCCCTCTTTTTCGTCCATATCCTCATCAATCTGGGTATGAATATGGGGTTTCTACCGGTCACGGGGTTGCCGGCCCCCTTCCTGTCGTATGGTGGGAGTGCTCTGTTAGCGTTTTTCCTGGAATTGGGTCTCCTCCTCTCGGTATACCGCTATCGTGAAGAACGCCCCGACCGTGTAGTCTCACTCGAATATCAAGGCCTCGATTTATAG